From Salinibacterium sp. ZJ450, one genomic window encodes:
- a CDS encoding metal ABC transporter substrate-binding protein, translating into MPKTQGRMGRNLVAAVVAAGLLGACASGTGGTRAAENEVPLVLTTFTVIADMARQVGGDAVRVDSITKVGAEIHGYEPTPSDLRSAASADLILDNGLGLERWFEDFVATLDVPHVVLSDGVEPINISAGDYEGLPNPHAWMSPIAGQTYVDNIVDALSELVPDAAELFHANGAAYNAELQALADVLAGTVAELPADHRVLVSCEGAFSYLARDIGLTEAYLWPVNSDTQGTPQQIRATIELVRDRDVPAVFCETTVNDASQQQVARESGAEFVGDLYVDSLSATDGPVPSYLDLLRYDVDLIAEGLNG; encoded by the coding sequence ATGCCGAAAACTCAAGGACGTATGGGCCGAAACCTGGTCGCGGCGGTGGTCGCGGCCGGGCTGCTGGGCGCCTGCGCGAGCGGCACAGGCGGCACACGGGCCGCCGAGAACGAGGTGCCACTGGTGCTCACCACTTTCACCGTGATCGCCGACATGGCCAGGCAGGTCGGCGGCGACGCGGTGCGCGTGGATTCGATCACCAAGGTCGGGGCGGAGATTCACGGGTACGAACCGACGCCGTCTGATCTCAGGTCCGCGGCATCCGCTGATTTGATTCTCGACAACGGCCTCGGCCTGGAGCGCTGGTTCGAGGATTTCGTCGCCACCCTCGATGTGCCGCACGTGGTGCTCAGCGACGGTGTCGAGCCGATCAACATCAGCGCGGGCGACTACGAAGGCCTGCCCAACCCGCACGCCTGGATGTCGCCGATCGCCGGGCAGACCTACGTCGACAACATCGTCGACGCGCTGAGCGAGTTAGTTCCGGATGCCGCGGAGCTGTTCCACGCGAACGGTGCCGCCTACAACGCCGAGCTGCAGGCGCTCGCCGACGTGCTCGCCGGCACGGTCGCCGAACTGCCCGCCGACCACCGCGTGCTGGTGAGCTGCGAGGGCGCCTTCAGCTATCTGGCCCGCGACATCGGCCTGACCGAGGCCTACCTGTGGCCGGTGAACAGTGACACGCAGGGCACCCCGCAACAGATCCGCGCCACCATCGAGCTGGTGCGCGACCGCGACGTGCCCGCGGTGTTCTGCGAGACCACCGTAAACGACGCGTCGCAACAGCAGGTGGCGCGTGAGTCCGGCGCCGAGTTCGTCGGTGACCTGTACGTCGACTCGCTGAGCGCCACGGATGGCCCGGTGCCCAGCTACCTCGACCTGCTCCGCTACGACGTCGACCTGATCGCGGAGGGCCTCAATGGCTGA
- a CDS encoding metal ABC transporter ATP-binding protein, giving the protein MADTRTVADTGAETIHVTGLAVRYGTVQALSDVDLALPSGRIIGLLGMNGSGKSSLFGALMGTVKPAAGRIRLFGQDPKKARAQGLVTYMPQSENVDWDFPLSVRDVVMTGRYGRLGLTRRPHPADKQAVAAALERVGLTELADRQIGELSGGQRKRVFVARAIAQEARLLLLDEPFAGVDKGSEATIIGLLRELRDEGRGILISTHDLAGVPELCDEVVLLKNRVLFQGPPDEALSPENLALVFGLEPVA; this is encoded by the coding sequence ATGGCTGACACCAGAACTGTGGCTGACACCGGCGCCGAGACCATCCACGTGACCGGCCTGGCCGTGCGCTACGGCACCGTGCAGGCGCTCAGCGACGTCGACCTGGCGCTGCCGAGCGGCCGGATCATCGGCCTGCTCGGCATGAACGGATCGGGCAAGAGCTCGCTGTTCGGGGCGCTGATGGGCACCGTGAAACCGGCCGCCGGTCGGATCCGGCTGTTCGGCCAGGACCCGAAGAAGGCCAGGGCGCAGGGCCTGGTCACCTACATGCCGCAGTCCGAGAACGTGGACTGGGACTTCCCACTATCGGTGCGGGACGTGGTGATGACCGGCCGGTACGGACGCCTCGGCCTCACCCGCCGCCCGCACCCCGCAGACAAGCAGGCGGTCGCCGCCGCGCTCGAGCGGGTCGGGCTGACCGAGCTGGCCGACCGGCAGATCGGCGAACTGAGCGGCGGGCAGCGCAAGCGAGTGTTCGTGGCCCGCGCCATCGCGCAGGAGGCCCGGCTGCTGCTGCTGGATGAGCCGTTCGCCGGGGTGGACAAGGGATCCGAGGCCACCATCATCGGGCTGCTGCGGGAGTTGCGTGATGAGGGTCGCGGCATCCTGATCTCCACCCATGATCTGGCCGGCGTTCCCGAGCTGTGCGACGAGGTGGTGCTGCTGAAGAATCGGGTGCTGTTCCAGGGGCCGCCCGACGAGGCGCTCAGCCCGGAGAACCTTGCCCTCGTCTTCGGACTGGAGCCGGTCGCATGA
- a CDS encoding metal ABC transporter permease: MIDWILGPLQFEFMTRAMLVTLVAAATCAILSCWLVQIGWSLMGDAVSHAVLPGVAISYILGWPFAVGAFVFGAGAVALIGGVRATTKIKADAAIGVVFTALFALGLVIISKTPSQTDLGHILFGNVLGVSDLDIWQVVVIGVIACTVLLLKRRDLTLFAFDRGHANAIGINTRWLSVLLLGLLALTVVVALQAVGIILVVAMLITPGVTAYLLTKKFDRMLLLSVIVTVVAALVGLYASYYLDASTGGAVVLAQSLAFGLAYLFGPRGGVVVNWVRRRREVFA, encoded by the coding sequence ATGATCGACTGGATCCTCGGCCCACTGCAGTTCGAGTTCATGACCCGCGCCATGCTGGTCACCCTGGTCGCCGCGGCCACCTGCGCCATCCTCAGCTGCTGGCTGGTGCAGATCGGCTGGTCGCTGATGGGCGACGCGGTGTCGCACGCGGTGCTGCCGGGGGTGGCGATCAGCTATATCCTCGGCTGGCCGTTCGCGGTCGGCGCGTTCGTCTTCGGCGCCGGCGCGGTGGCGCTGATCGGCGGCGTGCGCGCGACCACCAAGATCAAGGCGGATGCCGCGATCGGCGTGGTCTTCACCGCACTGTTCGCGCTGGGCCTGGTGATCATCTCGAAGACACCCAGCCAGACCGACCTCGGCCACATCCTGTTCGGCAACGTGCTCGGCGTCAGTGACCTGGACATCTGGCAGGTGGTGGTGATCGGCGTGATCGCCTGCACCGTGCTGCTGCTGAAACGCCGCGACCTCACCCTGTTCGCGTTCGACCGCGGCCACGCCAACGCCATCGGCATCAACACCCGCTGGCTGTCCGTGCTGCTGCTCGGCCTGCTCGCGCTCACCGTGGTGGTGGCGCTGCAGGCGGTCGGCATCATCCTGGTGGTCGCCATGCTGATCACCCCGGGGGTGACCGCCTACCTGCTGACCAAGAAATTCGACCGGATGCTGCTGCTCAGCGTCATCGTCACCGTGGTTGCCGCGCTGGTGGGCCTGTACGCCAGCTACTACCTTGACGCCTCCACCGGCGGCGCGGTGGTGCTCGCCCAGTCGCTGGCGTTCGGGCTGGCCTACCTGTTCGGGCCGCGCGGGGGAGTCGTCGTGAACTGGGTGCGCCGACGCCGGGAGGTATTCGCATGA
- a CDS encoding metal-dependent transcriptional regulator, translating to MTTVIEDYVKTIYSHTEWQPDPITPSALAARLGLAASSVTEMVKKLRQQGLVAHEKYGAITLTDAGMALALGMVRKHRLVETWLAREFGYGWDEVHEEAEILEHALSDRLLDAIDDKLGRPAFDPHGDPIPSRDGTIERPDATLLADVAEHRVVRVVRVSDRDPRLLRHLAAEGLTVGSELTVIGRTPFGGAFAVRVAGDDTEHDLGDQALTSIWVAPAA from the coding sequence ATGACCACAGTGATCGAGGACTACGTCAAGACCATCTACTCGCACACCGAGTGGCAGCCCGACCCGATCACCCCGTCGGCGCTCGCCGCACGGCTGGGCCTGGCCGCGTCATCCGTGACCGAGATGGTGAAGAAACTCCGGCAGCAGGGGTTGGTGGCGCACGAGAAGTACGGCGCGATCACCCTGACGGATGCCGGCATGGCCCTCGCGCTCGGGATGGTGCGCAAGCACCGGCTGGTCGAGACCTGGCTGGCGCGCGAGTTCGGCTACGGCTGGGATGAGGTGCACGAGGAGGCGGAGATCCTCGAGCACGCGCTCAGCGACCGGCTGCTCGACGCGATCGATGACAAGCTCGGCCGGCCCGCCTTCGACCCGCACGGCGACCCGATCCCGAGCAGGGACGGCACCATCGAGCGTCCGGACGCCACCTTGCTGGCGGATGTCGCGGAACACCGGGTGGTGCGGGTGGTGCGGGTCAGCGACCGCGACCCTCGCCTGCTGCGGCATCTGGCCGCGGAAGGCCTCACCGTCGGCAGCGAGCTGACCGTGATCGGCCGCACCCCCTTCGGCGGCGCGTTCGCGGTGCGGGTCGCCGGCGACGACACCGAGCACGACCTCGGCGACCAGGCGCTCACCTCAATCTGGGTGGCGCCGGCGGCCTAG
- a CDS encoding DedA family protein: MVPAALIPWLDPETLVTGFGAFALIGVCLIVFAETGLLVGFLLPGDTLLIITGLLAFYPGIGVDIWWVCLAIGFAAFLGGEAGYFIGHKLGPKVFEQKESGLFSRKNVARTNAFFHKFGGLSVILARFVPILRTFVPVAAGVGHMNYKKYTLYNFIGAMIWGAGLTLIGYLLGYIPPVADFVRGYIDVILLGAVVLTLIPTVFHYVQSARKAKKAQREGLAPLNDEDVALDPAYFDQDPSNDPR, encoded by the coding sequence ATGGTGCCAGCCGCCCTCATTCCGTGGCTGGACCCCGAGACGCTTGTCACGGGGTTCGGTGCCTTCGCGTTGATCGGCGTCTGCCTCATCGTGTTCGCCGAGACCGGGCTGCTGGTCGGGTTCCTGCTGCCGGGCGACACGCTGCTGATCATCACCGGGCTGCTCGCCTTCTACCCGGGGATCGGCGTCGACATCTGGTGGGTGTGCCTGGCGATCGGGTTCGCGGCGTTCCTCGGCGGTGAGGCCGGGTACTTCATCGGCCACAAGCTCGGCCCCAAGGTGTTCGAGCAAAAAGAGAGCGGCCTGTTCAGCCGCAAGAACGTGGCGCGCACCAACGCGTTCTTCCACAAGTTCGGCGGGCTGTCGGTCATCCTCGCCCGGTTCGTGCCGATCCTCCGCACCTTCGTGCCGGTCGCCGCGGGCGTCGGCCACATGAACTACAAGAAGTACACGCTGTACAACTTCATCGGCGCGATGATCTGGGGCGCCGGGCTCACCCTGATCGGCTACCTGCTCGGCTACATCCCGCCGGTGGCCGACTTCGTGCGCGGCTACATCGACGTGATCCTGCTCGGCGCGGTGGTGCTGACCCTGATCCCGACCGTGTTCCACTACGTGCAGTCCGCCCGGAAGGCGAAGAAGGCGCAGCGCGAGGGGCTCGCCCCGCTCAACGACGAGGACGTGGCGCTCGACCCGGCCTACTTCGACCAGGACCCGTCGAACGACCCGCGCTAG
- a CDS encoding enoyl-CoA hydratase/isomerase family protein has translation MADVVNDEPLLIEHRADRVIATLNRPAVRNAIDQHTIDALHALCVELEVSPRILIITGAGGVFASGADIRQLRDRRADDARRGINATAFIRVHELPAPVIAAIDGWALGGGAELAYAADIRIASPTLKIGNPETGLGIIAAAGASWRLPRIVGEPLAIEMLLTGRVLDADEALAAGLVTALHPADTLLDAAHAIADRIAANDPLATRLTKRVFHAPRAEHPAIDAEAQAVLFESPEKTRRMTEFLERKSQ, from the coding sequence ATGGCGGATGTCGTGAACGACGAGCCCCTGCTCATCGAGCACCGGGCCGACCGGGTGATCGCCACCCTGAACCGTCCCGCGGTGCGCAACGCCATCGACCAGCACACCATCGATGCGCTGCACGCGCTGTGCGTCGAACTCGAGGTCAGTCCGCGCATCCTGATCATCACCGGCGCCGGCGGTGTCTTCGCCTCGGGCGCCGATATCCGGCAACTCCGTGACCGGCGAGCGGATGACGCACGCCGCGGCATCAACGCCACCGCATTCATCCGGGTGCACGAACTGCCGGCCCCGGTGATCGCCGCGATCGACGGCTGGGCGCTCGGCGGCGGCGCCGAACTCGCGTACGCCGCCGACATCCGGATCGCATCGCCGACCCTCAAGATCGGCAACCCGGAGACCGGCCTCGGCATCATCGCCGCCGCCGGCGCGTCCTGGCGGCTGCCGCGGATCGTCGGCGAACCGCTCGCGATCGAGATGCTGCTGACCGGTCGCGTGCTCGACGCCGACGAGGCGCTCGCCGCGGGCCTGGTCACCGCGCTGCACCCAGCCGACACACTGCTCGACGCGGCGCACGCCATCGCCGATCGGATCGCGGCCAACGACCCGCTCGCCACCCGGCTCACCAAGCGGGTGTTCCACGCACCACGGGCCGAGCACCCCGCGATCGACGCCGAGGCGCAGGCGGTGCTGTTCGAAAGCCCGGAGAAGACGCGCCGGATGACCGAGTTTCTCGAGAGGAAGAGCCAGTGA
- the paaZ gene encoding phenylacetic acid degradation bifunctional protein PaaZ, whose translation MLPSYVCGQWWVPSADADGPAATADGPSAADRATTVRDASTGEPITRVSTEGLDLAAALDYGRTVGQRSLGALTFHQRALLLKRFALALTDRKAELYEASARTGATAADSWVDIDGGIGVLFSYSSKGRRELPNAQVYVDGPVEQLSKDGSFLGRHLYSRLPGIAVQINAFNFPVWGSLEKFAPAFLAGMPTLVKPATPTGFVAEAMVRVLVESGLLPDGSLQLVSGSVPTLFDHLRLGDLVAFTGSASTALQLRRHQAVQSGGVRFTVETDSLNASVLGPDAAPGTPEFDAYVRQLVTEMTAKAGQKCTAIRRAVVPAASVDAVIDAVATRIAEKVVLGDPRAEGVTMGPLASTAQRDEVLRQVATLQAAGGEVVVGSTEQPEVLRADGSRGPAPEGAFVSPLLLRFTDVAADALHQVEAFGPVASIVGYDSLDQAGDLVSRGGGSLVTSVATHDPDVARQLLTAIGAFNGRLLFLNRDDARSSTGHGSPQPQLVHGGPGRAGGGEELGGIRAVLHHMQRTAVQGTPDLLTALTGVWHAGATVESGGVHPFRKSLAELRLGDQVLSPYREVTLEDIETFAAFTGDRFYAHMDEEAAAANPFFPGRVAHGYLLISWAAGLFVEPAPGPVLANYGLEDLRFVTPVSPGDSIRVQLTAKQITPRETDDYGEVRWDARLTNQRDEVVAQYDVLTLVAKKATPSAG comes from the coding sequence ATGCTGCCGAGCTATGTGTGCGGCCAGTGGTGGGTGCCCAGCGCCGACGCCGATGGCCCAGCCGCAACCGCCGATGGCCCCAGCGCGGCCGACCGCGCGACCACGGTGCGGGACGCGTCGACCGGCGAGCCCATCACCCGAGTGTCGACCGAGGGCCTCGACCTGGCCGCCGCGCTCGACTACGGCCGAACCGTCGGGCAGCGAAGCCTCGGCGCGCTCACCTTCCACCAGCGCGCGCTGCTGCTGAAGCGGTTCGCGCTCGCGCTGACCGACCGCAAGGCCGAGCTGTACGAGGCCTCCGCTCGCACCGGCGCCACCGCCGCCGATTCCTGGGTCGACATCGACGGCGGCATCGGCGTGCTGTTCAGCTACTCGTCGAAGGGCCGTCGCGAGCTGCCCAACGCGCAGGTCTACGTCGACGGCCCGGTCGAGCAGCTGTCGAAGGATGGCTCGTTCCTCGGCCGGCACCTGTACAGCCGACTGCCGGGCATCGCCGTGCAGATCAACGCGTTCAACTTCCCGGTGTGGGGGAGCCTGGAGAAGTTCGCGCCGGCGTTCCTCGCCGGCATGCCCACCTTGGTAAAACCGGCGACCCCCACCGGCTTCGTGGCCGAGGCGATGGTGCGGGTGCTGGTCGAGTCCGGGTTGCTGCCGGACGGTTCGCTGCAACTGGTGTCGGGCAGCGTCCCGACCCTGTTCGACCACCTGCGGCTCGGCGACCTGGTGGCCTTCACCGGGTCGGCGTCGACCGCGCTGCAGCTGCGCCGCCATCAGGCGGTGCAGAGCGGAGGGGTGCGCTTCACCGTGGAGACCGACTCGCTGAACGCGTCCGTGCTGGGCCCGGACGCCGCGCCGGGAACCCCCGAGTTCGACGCCTACGTGCGACAGCTGGTCACCGAAATGACCGCGAAGGCCGGGCAGAAGTGCACCGCGATCCGCCGGGCGGTGGTGCCGGCGGCATCCGTCGACGCGGTGATCGACGCGGTCGCGACCCGCATCGCCGAGAAGGTGGTGCTCGGCGACCCGCGCGCCGAGGGCGTGACCATGGGGCCGCTGGCGTCGACCGCGCAGCGCGACGAGGTGCTGCGCCAGGTCGCCACCCTGCAGGCCGCGGGCGGCGAAGTCGTGGTCGGCTCCACCGAGCAGCCGGAGGTGCTCCGAGCCGACGGCAGCCGCGGTCCGGCGCCGGAGGGAGCGTTCGTCTCGCCGTTGCTGTTGCGATTCACGGATGTCGCGGCCGACGCCCTGCACCAGGTGGAGGCGTTCGGCCCGGTGGCGAGCATCGTCGGCTACGACTCCCTCGACCAGGCCGGCGACCTGGTCTCCCGCGGCGGCGGGTCACTCGTCACCAGCGTCGCCACCCACGACCCGGACGTCGCCAGACAGTTGCTCACGGCGATCGGCGCGTTCAACGGGCGGCTGCTGTTCCTCAACCGTGACGACGCCCGCAGCTCCACCGGGCACGGGTCGCCGCAACCGCAGCTGGTGCACGGCGGGCCGGGTCGGGCCGGCGGCGGTGAGGAGCTAGGCGGCATCCGCGCGGTGTTGCACCACATGCAGCGCACCGCCGTGCAGGGCACCCCCGACCTGCTCACCGCGCTCACCGGGGTGTGGCACGCGGGCGCGACCGTCGAGTCCGGCGGGGTGCACCCGTTCCGCAAGAGCCTCGCCGAGCTGCGGCTCGGTGACCAGGTGCTGTCCCCGTACCGGGAGGTGACGCTCGAGGACATCGAAACGTTCGCCGCGTTCACCGGCGACCGGTTCTACGCGCACATGGATGAGGAGGCGGCCGCGGCCAACCCGTTCTTCCCCGGCCGGGTGGCGCACGGCTACCTGCTGATCTCCTGGGCCGCCGGGCTGTTCGTGGAGCCGGCGCCGGGGCCGGTGCTCGCCAACTATGGGCTCGAGGACCTGCGCTTCGTCACCCCGGTGTCACCCGGTGACAGCATCCGGGTGCAGCTGACGGCGAAGCAGATCACCCCGCGCGAGACCGACGATTACGGCGAGGTGCGCTGGGATGCCCGGCTGACGAACCAGCGCGACGAGGTGGTGGCGCAGTACGACGTGCTCACCCTGGTGGCGAAGAAGGCTACCCCTTCCGCCGGCTAG
- a CDS encoding TetR/AcrR family transcriptional regulator, producing MTETALPADPTARRGRPGYDQDGILTIAVDAFNEYGYDATSMGTLADRLRLSKSAIYHHFASKETILERALDQALRALESVLDEPQAREGDAAARLEHVLRRAVHVLVQWLPNVTLLLRVRGNTAVERDALRRRREFDRAVIALLEEARAEGAVRTDIDARVAERLLFGMINSIVEWYRPSGPDDADRLADDVIAVALDGLRSTGS from the coding sequence ATGACTGAGACCGCGCTGCCTGCAGATCCGACCGCTCGGCGGGGGCGCCCCGGATACGACCAGGACGGCATTCTCACGATCGCCGTCGATGCGTTCAACGAGTACGGCTATGACGCCACCTCGATGGGCACGCTCGCCGATCGGTTACGGCTGTCGAAGTCGGCGATCTACCACCACTTCGCCTCGAAGGAGACGATCCTCGAGCGGGCACTCGACCAGGCGCTGCGGGCGCTCGAGTCGGTGCTCGACGAGCCGCAGGCGCGGGAAGGCGACGCCGCCGCGCGCCTGGAACACGTGCTGCGCCGGGCGGTGCACGTGCTCGTGCAGTGGCTGCCGAACGTGACGCTGCTGCTGCGGGTACGCGGAAACACCGCCGTCGAGCGGGATGCGCTGCGCCGTCGTCGCGAGTTTGACCGCGCGGTGATCGCGCTGCTCGAGGAGGCCCGCGCCGAGGGTGCCGTGCGCACCGATATCGACGCCCGGGTTGCCGAGCGGCTGCTGTTCGGAATGATCAACTCGATCGTCGAGTGGTACAGGCCGAGCGGACCGGACGACGCCGACCGGCTCGCCGACGACGTCATCGCGGTCGCGCTGGACGGACTGCGCAGCACCGGCAGCTAG
- the paaI gene encoding hydroxyphenylacetyl-CoA thioesterase PaaI: protein MSDASSSPTRAMMQRDRASAALGMVVERDEPGVAVVSMRVRDDMTNGFHITHGGLVFALADTAFAIACNETDNLTVSSGADITFLKSTRSGQTLTATAVRRVLSGRIGLYDVTVVDETGDVVAEVRGRSISTNRTLPPVTD from the coding sequence ATGTCGGATGCCAGCAGTTCGCCGACCCGCGCGATGATGCAGCGTGACCGGGCCTCCGCCGCGCTCGGCATGGTGGTCGAGCGGGACGAGCCGGGTGTCGCGGTCGTATCGATGCGGGTGCGCGACGACATGACCAATGGGTTCCACATCACGCACGGCGGCCTCGTGTTCGCGCTCGCCGACACCGCCTTCGCGATCGCCTGCAACGAGACCGACAACCTGACCGTGTCCTCGGGCGCGGACATCACCTTCCTCAAGTCCACCCGCTCCGGTCAGACGCTCACCGCCACCGCGGTGCGGCGCGTGCTGAGCGGCCGCATCGGGCTCTACGACGTGACCGTGGTCGATGAAACCGGTGACGTCGTCGCCGAGGTGCGCGGCCGCAGCATCAGCACCAACCGCACCCTCCCGCCCGTGACAGACTGA
- the paaA gene encoding 1,2-phenylacetyl-CoA epoxidase subunit PaaA — protein MTTPADLTAVTAAASVEPPSPEQEQFDALIAADSRIEPRDWMPDDYRRTLIRQMSQHAHSEIIGMQPEANWITRAPSLKRKAILMAKVQDEAGHGLYLYSATQTLGITRDEMTEQLISGKARYSSIFNYPTPTWADMGAIGWLVDGAAICNQVPLCRCSFGPYGRAMVRICKEESFHQRQGFEILLEMMHGTEAQQRMAQDAVNRWYWPSLMMFGPPDDDSPNSARSMAWNIKRFSNDALRQRFVSMLVPQAEVLGVTLPDPKLRFNDETGLYEMSEIDWDEFHEVLAGRGPCNAQRLARRRAAHEDGAWVREAAAAYARKQAAAAGEVA, from the coding sequence ATGACCACGCCCGCAGACCTCACCGCCGTGACGGCGGCGGCCTCAGTCGAGCCGCCGTCGCCCGAGCAGGAACAGTTCGACGCCCTGATCGCGGCGGATTCCCGGATCGAACCGCGCGACTGGATGCCGGACGACTACCGGCGCACCCTGATCCGGCAGATGTCGCAGCACGCGCACTCCGAGATCATCGGCATGCAGCCGGAGGCGAACTGGATCACCCGCGCGCCGAGCCTCAAACGCAAGGCCATCCTGATGGCGAAGGTGCAAGACGAGGCAGGGCACGGGTTGTACCTGTACTCCGCGACGCAGACCCTGGGCATCACCCGCGACGAGATGACCGAGCAGTTGATCAGCGGCAAGGCCCGCTACTCGTCGATCTTCAACTACCCGACGCCCACCTGGGCCGACATGGGCGCCATCGGCTGGCTGGTCGACGGCGCCGCCATCTGCAACCAGGTGCCACTCTGCCGCTGCTCATTCGGCCCGTACGGCCGGGCGATGGTGCGGATCTGCAAGGAGGAGTCGTTCCATCAGCGGCAGGGTTTCGAGATCCTGCTGGAGATGATGCACGGCACCGAGGCGCAGCAGCGGATGGCGCAGGATGCCGTCAACCGCTGGTACTGGCCGTCGCTGATGATGTTCGGCCCGCCCGATGACGACTCGCCGAACTCGGCCCGGTCGATGGCGTGGAACATCAAACGGTTCTCCAACGACGCGCTGCGGCAGCGCTTCGTGTCGATGCTGGTGCCGCAGGCCGAGGTGCTCGGGGTGACGCTGCCCGACCCGAAGCTGCGATTCAACGACGAGACCGGACTGTACGAGATGAGCGAGATCGACTGGGACGAGTTCCACGAGGTGCTCGCCGGCCGTGGCCCGTGCAACGCGCAGCGCCTCGCCCGCCGTCGGGCCGCGCACGAGGACGGCGCCTGGGTGCGGGAGGCCGCCGCCGCATACGCCCGCAAGCAGGCGGCCGCCGCGGGGGAGGTGGCCTGA
- the paaB gene encoding 1,2-phenylacetyl-CoA epoxidase subunit PaaB, with protein sequence MPTPGDSAAEVWPLWEVFIRANRGLSHVHVGSLHAPDAAMAVRNARDLYTRRGEGVSIWVVPAAMVTTSDPDAKGAFFESSAGKNYRHASYYTKSEGVKHL encoded by the coding sequence ATGCCCACACCGGGCGACTCGGCCGCCGAGGTGTGGCCGCTCTGGGAGGTCTTCATCCGCGCCAACCGGGGACTCAGCCACGTGCACGTCGGGTCGCTGCACGCGCCGGACGCCGCCATGGCCGTGCGCAACGCCCGCGACCTGTACACCCGCCGCGGCGAAGGCGTGTCGATCTGGGTGGTGCCGGCCGCGATGGTCACCACGAGCGACCCCGACGCGAAGGGCGCATTCTTCGAGTCATCCGCCGGCAAGAACTACCGGCATGCCTCGTATTACACGAAGTCGGAGGGGGTGAAGCACCTGTGA
- the paaC gene encoding 1,2-phenylacetyl-CoA epoxidase subunit PaaC → MTTEPAPDTVTAADPHGDVAVDRRELSAELIGAAGDATTAAPDVAEYALWLGDDSLILAQQLGRWISYAPELEEDVALGNIALDLLGHARSLLHYAGSASGRSEDDLAYWRGESEFRSAWLFEQPNGDFAHTIVRQLIAAHYLFELYSRLTASADRTVAAIAAKAVKEVDYHRDHADQWLLRLALGTDESRARVTVALADLWPYVDELFHDEPLIDRIPDVAVQPSALRWGFDQAVLPVLAEAELEQPRGFSSSGGGRRGVHSEYLGPILAEMQVLAREHPGASW, encoded by the coding sequence GTGACCACCGAACCCGCTCCCGACACTGTCACCGCTGCCGACCCGCACGGCGACGTGGCCGTGGACCGGCGCGAACTGTCCGCCGAGCTCATTGGGGCAGCCGGGGACGCCACCACCGCGGCACCGGATGTCGCGGAGTACGCGCTCTGGCTCGGCGACGACTCGCTGATCCTCGCCCAGCAGCTCGGTCGCTGGATCTCCTACGCGCCGGAACTGGAAGAAGACGTGGCGCTGGGCAACATCGCCCTGGACCTGCTGGGGCATGCCCGGTCGCTGCTGCACTACGCCGGCTCGGCATCCGGCCGCAGCGAAGACGACCTGGCTTACTGGCGCGGGGAATCGGAGTTCCGATCGGCCTGGTTGTTCGAGCAGCCGAACGGCGACTTCGCGCACACCATCGTGCGACAGCTGATCGCCGCGCACTACCTGTTCGAGCTGTACTCGCGGTTGACGGCATCCGCCGATCGCACCGTCGCGGCGATCGCGGCCAAGGCGGTGAAAGAGGTGGACTACCACCGCGACCATGCCGATCAGTGGCTGCTGCGGCTCGCGCTCGGCACCGACGAATCGCGGGCGAGGGTCACGGTGGCGCTTGCCGATCTGTGGCCGTACGTCGATGAGCTGTTCCATGACGAGCCGTTGATAGATCGGATCCCGGATGTCGCGGTGCAACCGTCGGCGCTCCGCTGGGGGTTCGATCAGGCTGTGCTGCCCGTGCTCGCTGAGGCCGAGCTGGAGCAGCCGCGCGGGTTCAGCTCCAGCGGCGGCGGGCGCCGGGGCGTGCATAGCGAGTACCTCGGCCCGATCCTCGCCGAGATGCAGGTGCTCGCCAGAGAGCACCCGGGGGCGAGCTGGTGA